A single Triticum dicoccoides isolate Atlit2015 ecotype Zavitan chromosome 2A, WEW_v2.0, whole genome shotgun sequence DNA region contains:
- the LOC119353404 gene encoding uncharacterized protein LOC119353404, translating into MALAVVVVLPSLPPPPPPPPEQIVVAVLPSPPPLPPPARVVVVVPARVRLPGVLRVAALALIYLGFAVAWVMAAATAAEVVARRAWGEGSAPVLFLQAVMYGAVKVCVCIILAFFALVVLLLCAQCVAYVIAPVSGSTSGFKKSTFGAIRPEFTAHFFRLLRPAVLGFVVDLAFVLLAVAGLLVEMMSPHVKGSISQGEMVGSVIEDVGIFGMHATVCFLIIPALVLSVWREC; encoded by the exons ATGGCGCTGGCCGTCGTCGTGGTGCTGCCCTCGCTGCCGccgcccccaccgccgccgccggagcagaTCGTCGTCGCGGTGCTGCCCTCGCCGCCACCGCTGCCCCCGCCGGCGCGGGTCGTCGTCGTGGTGCCGGCGCGCGTGCGCCTCCCCGGCGTCCTCCGCGTCGCGGCCTTAGCCCTCATCTACCTGGGCTTCGCGGTTGCGTGGGTCATGGCCGCGGCCACGGCTGCAGAGGTCGTCGCGCGCCGCGCCTGGGGCGAGGGCTCCGCGCCAGTCCTGTTCCTCCAGGCGGTCATGTACGGGGCCGTCAAGGTTTGCGTCTGCATCATCCTTGCGTTTTTCGCGCTTGTCGTCCTGCTGCTGTGCGCCCAGTGCGTGGCCTACGTGATTGCACCTGTATCTGGATCCACTTCGGGATTCAAGAAG AGCACCTTCGGAGCAATCAGGCCAGAATTCACTGCACACTTTTTTAGGCTTCTGCGCCCAGCGGTGCTTGGATTTGTCGTGGATTTGGCCTTCGTCCTGCTAGCGGTCGCTGGTCTTCTGGTAGAGATGATGTCGCCACATGTGAAGGGATCGATATCTCAGGGGGAAATGGTCGGTTCTGTAATCGAGGATGTGGGGATATTTGGTATGCACGCGACAGTTTGCTTTCTTATCATCCCAGCTCTCGTTCTCAGTGTTTGGAGGGAGTGCTAG
- the LOC119357636 gene encoding uncharacterized protein LOC119357636 — translation MAVADAVLPSPPPPPPPARTVVVRFALAPMLALGRVLRVAAGALPYLGLAAVWFTSAASAAKVVARRAWGEDSASFLFLQTLTYGAFTVLACVFLVLLALGVLLLCRMCVAYVIAAVRGSRREFKERAVGAIKPDSAADSFSLPRTAVLGFMADVPFMLLVVAGLLLAAMSHVEGSVSQGEMVGLVIVDVGIFAMNAISCSVIVPALALSFWKEDQADRKAPSQFC, via the exons ATGGCCGTCGCCGACGCGGTgctgccctcgccgccgccgccgcccccgccggcgcGGACCGTCGTcgtgcgcttcgcccttgccccgaTGCTGGCTCTCGGGCGCGTCCTCCGCGTCGCGGCCGGAGCGCTCCCCTACCTGGGCTTGGCCGCTGTGTGGTTTACCTCCGCAGCCTCGGCTGCGAAGGTCGTGGCGCGGCGCGCCTGGGGCGAGGACTCcgcctccttcctcttcctccagACGCTCACGTACGGGGCTTTCACGGTGTTGGCCTGCGTCTTCCTTGTCTTGCTCGCGCTTGGCGTCCTGCTGCTGTGCCGCATGTGCGTGGCCTACGTGATTGCAGCTGTACGTGGATCCCGCCGCGAATTCAAAGAG CGCGCCGTGGGAGCAATTAAGCCGGACTCAGCTGCAGACTCGTTTAGTCTACCCCGCACCGCGGTGCTTGGATTCATGGCagatgttcctttcatgctgctagTGGTCGCTGGTCTTCTGTTAGCAGCGATGTCGCATGTCGAGGGATCAGTATCTCAGGGAGAAATGGTTGGATTAGTAATCGTGGATGTGGGGATATTTGCTATGAACGCGATATCTTGCTCTGTTATCGTTCCAGCTCTTGCACTTAGTTTCTGGAAGGAGGACCAGGCGGACAGGAAAGCACCATCGCAGTTTTGTTGA
- the LOC119359012 gene encoding uncharacterized protein LOC119359012, protein MAVADAVLPSPPPPPPPARAVVVRFALALMLALGLVLCVAAGALACLGFASAWDASAASAAKVVARRAWGEASAPFLFLQALTYGALKVCVYNFLVLLALTVLQQFVAYVIAVVSGSTSGFKKNCCPPQSAFGAMRPESVARFFRLLRPIVLGFVAYVAFILLAVAGFLVAMMSPHVEGSMSQGEMVGSVIMDVGIFGSHATACFVMMPALVLSLWREYQANRKAPSQFC, encoded by the exons ATGGCCGTCGCCGACGCGGTgctgccctcgccgccgcccccgcccccgccggcgCGGGCCGTCGTcgtgcgcttcgcccttgccctgatGCTGGCGCTCGGGCTCGTCCTCTGCGTCGCGGCGGGAGCCCTCGCCTGCCTGGGCTTCGCCTCTGCGTGGGACGCCTCCGCGGCCTCGGCTGCCAAGGTCGTGGCGCGCCGCGCCTGGGGCGAGGCCTCCGCTCCTTTCCTCTTCCTCCAGGCGCTCACGTACGGGGCCCTGAAGGTCTGCGTCTACAACTTTCTTGTGTTGCTCGCGCTTACCGTCCTGCAGCAGTTCGTGGCCTACGTGATTGCAGTTGTATCTGGATCCACTTCAGGATTCAAGAAG AATTGCTGCCCTCCTCAGAGCGCCTTCGGAGCAATGAGGCCGGAGTCGGTTGCACGCTTCTTTAGGCTTCTGCGCCCCATTGTGCTTGGATTTGTTGCATATGTGGCCTTCATCCTGCTAGCGGTCGCTGGTTTTCTGGTAGCAATGATGTCGCCACATGTGGAGGGATCGATGTCTCAGGGAGAAATGGTTGGTTCGGTGATCATGGATGTGGGGATATTTGGTTCGCACGCGACAGCTTGCTTTGTTATGATGCCAGCTCTCGTTCTTAGTCTCTGGAGGGAGTACCAGGCAAACAGGAAAGCACCATCGCAGTTCTgttga